TTCATATATTCGCTAACTGGTTTCCGCTTATCGATCTTTACCGACAGCTTGTATTCGCCGTTCTCGTATTCATAGAGCTGGAACATGCCAGTTTGTACTGCCAGTTTGGCCATTTCGATGGTCTTGTCGGCCGGGAACTGCCAGCCCTTGGGGCAGGGGGCATGGATGTGGATATAGGCCGGACCCTCCTGGTTCAGGCCCTTACGCACCTTGTTCATTAAATCCACCGGCCAGCCAATTGAGGCCGTAGCCACATACTTCAATTCCGGGTGGCCGTGGGCAATGACCTTGGGGTTGTCTTTGGGAAAGAGCTTTTTCCCTTCCGGTACTACCGGCCCGGGTGGGGTAAAGGTTGTATGGGCACCGTAGGGCGTGGACGGGGATGTTTGAATACCGGTGTTTGCGTAGGATTCATTATCATAGCAGATAAAGAGGACGTCATGGCCGCGGTAGAGCATGGCCGACAGAGCCTGGAGGCCAATGTCTACAGCGCCGCCGTCGCCGGCCATAACGATAATGTTGGGGAATTCGGCGTCCGTCTTTTTCTTACGGATCATGGCTTTAAAGGCAGCTTCAATACCGGAGGCCACGGCACCGCCATTAGTAATCTGGGCATGGATCCATGGTACCCGCCAGGGGCCGCAACCGTAGCTGGTATTGGCTACGTACATGCAGCCGGTAGGACCAATAAAGATGGTATTGGGACCGGCAGCCTTGGCCACCAGACGGTAAGTTAGGGCCGGGCCGCAACCGGCACAGGTCCGATGTCCAGGGACATAGTACTCTTCAACAGGAGCCTTTTTCAGGGAAGTAATTCGTTCCAGCATTATTACTTTTCCCTCCTTCCGGGTAAACGTTATAATTCAAAGGGGATCCAGTAAGCAGTCTGCTCAACTTTGCCGGTCCTGGCGATTTCCTTTAACTTCTGGTACATGCGGTAGAATTCGTCGTGGGTGACTACCTCGCCGCCCAGGCCGGCTACAAAACCGACAGTCTTGACTTTATCGCCGTAATCATAAAGGGCTGCCCGTAGTTCGGAGAGGAGGACGCCACCGTTGCAGGAAATGCCGAAGTTGGCTGAGACATCCAGGACGCCTATGGCCTTGAATTTAGACAGCCGCTCTTTTATCTGTTCTGTCGGGAAGGGACGGAAGGTCCTGAGCCTTGCCACACCAACCTTTTCTCCCAGATTGCGCAGGCGTCGGGCCACTGCTTTGGCCGTTTCCATGTGGGCACCCTGGCCGAACATGATGATCTCAGCGTCACTCGTCAGGTATTCTTCCATATAGGGATCATATTTGCGGCCAAAGATGCGGGCGAATTCATCGCAGGCTTCTTCTAAAACCTTGTGCACGTTTTTAACGGCCTGGTAGCGCTGGTACTGCAGGGGCGGTCCCATGGCCGGCTCAATCTGGGCACCAATAATCTGCGGGTTCCTGGGATCCAGGACATGGTGGTTTTTATAAGGCGGCAGGAATTCCTTGACCTGGGCCTCGTCGGGAATATCCACCCGTCCCAGGATATGGCTGACGAAGTAGCCATCCAGGCAGGCATACTGGGGCAGCAAAACCCGCGGGTCTTCCCCTACCCGGTAGTAAATAAGGGTATTATCCAGGGCTTCCTGGGGTGTAGAGGCCCAGCCCTGGATCCAGCCCTGGTCCCGACAGCACTCGGCATCGGTATGCTCTTCGCCAAAGTCACCAGGCGGGTCCAGGGTGCGGTCGGCTATGGCCATTTGCACCGGCAGGCGCTCACCGGAAATGGGGGAATAGACTTCGAAAGCATAGGTAACCCCCACGCCGGAACTGCCGGTGAAGACCCGCGCTCCGGCAGCTGAGGCCCCGTAGACAACGCTCAGCTGGGCGTGCTCGCCCTCGCCGTGAATGAACTCGGCATCGAGTTCACCGTCGGCCACCATACGGGCCAGTTCCGACATAATGCCGGTATAGGGGCGGATGGGATATGAACAGATCACATCAACATCTGCCAGGCGGACGCCGTGGGCTACTGCCACGCAACCAGAAATATTTCTTATTTTACCCATTTTTTTCACCTCCTGAAAGGATTAATTTTTAAAATCTAATTCTGGAACGCGGGATATGGCACCGCTCGGACAGACGGCGGTGCAGAGACCGCAACCTTTGCAATATTTGAGGTTAAAAGCAGGTCCATCGTCGGACATGGCAATGCAGGAATCCGGGCAGGAGATCCAGCAGGTCCAGCACTGGGTGCAGGCTTCCTGGTTGAGGACGGGTCGCTGAATGCGCCAGTTACCGGTAACCATGCCTTCATTTTCTACCTGCGGGGAAGGAACGGTACCGGCAAAGGGCATTTGCTTCAATAGCTCTTTCGCCGTTACGGCTACTTCTTCTACCACTTCATGGGCCGGTAGCTCCCTTATCTGGGCTTCCTCATAACCCCGGCGCATGGCGGCAGGATTTTTGACTACTGCTGCCAGGTTATCAATATCTACAATACCGGTTGCCTTGACAACAGCTCCGGCAATGGGTGCGGCTATACCAGCGCCAATACCGGTAGCGTCAGTCGCTCCTTCAGCCCCGGATAGGGTCATGACGGCCTGGGCCATGCTGTTGGCATCCACAGTGACAATCCGGGCCAGGTTTCCGGTATCGCCCAGGAATTCCAAAATGGTATCAATGCTACGCCTGGTATTAACCACCAGGGTGGCGCCCGGCTTGATACCCTTCAAGATAGGGACACCCTTGACCAGGGCTTCCTCAACGACAACGACAATATCGGGATTCTCATTTTCGTAAACGTATTTGCTTTCAATGGGATCGCTGCTGATGCGGGCGTAAGCCCGTACCGGTACATAGATACGGTCGGGGAGATCGACATAGTTCTCCCACGCTTGCACATATTTGCCTTCTTTAGCAGCAGCTTCCGTTAAAGCCACCACTACGTCGCGGGCGTCTTTATTCATGACCACTCCGCGGGCCCAAACGGTAATCTGCTTTAGGTTGGGTTCGGCAAAGAGTTCTTGGGTGGACAATTGACGTTCCTCCTTTCTTGCGTTTAAATGTCAGCAAAAGGGGGGTCTCCCATGACCGGGAGCCTTCCTGGCAGCCGGTGGCCGGGCCTTCCAAAAGCTGCAGTGGGAGTCGGTCCGGCCGCTGCCTTTAAAAGTTTCTGTTTTGTCTTCCAGCCTCACCTCCCCATCCTGGTCACTGCTCCGGGAATAACATTATTCCAGACGGGGCGGACACTGCGGTTATCCACCCCGGTCCGCGCCTGGTGTTTTTCCTCCTGGATTTCAGCCAGGGCCTGCTCCAGGTGGCGAGTTTTAATAATACCCCGCCCCGGTTCGCCAACCGAATCACCCTTCACTATTTCGGCTACAGCCAGTAAAGCTGCCCGTTTGCACACGGCTTCAATTTCTGAGCCCACCAGCCCTTCAGCTGCCTGGGCCAGGTTGTCTAAATTTAAGCCCCGCTCCACCGGCCGGGAGCGTAAATAAATCTCAAATATTTCTCGCCGGGCCGCCTGGTCCGGATAAGGAAACTCCAGGATCTGGTCAAAGCGTCCGGGCCGGAGGACTGCCGGGTCGAGGATGTCAATCCGGTTAGTTGCCCCCAGGACAATAACTTCCCGCAGGTCCTCCAGGCCGTCAAGTTCCATTAAAAATTGGGATACCAGGCGGCTGCCAATGTTGCTCCCTTCGCCGCTTTTACGGGCGGGCAGCAGGGCATCGATTTCATCAAAAAATAGGAGGCAGGGAGAGGCCTGGCGCGCCTTGCGAAAAATCTCATGCAGTGTTTTTTCTGCCTCCCCCCACCAGTGGGAAAAGAGGAGGGAACTGTTTACAGGGATAAAGTTTATCCCGCTTTCTCGGGCCAGGGCCCTGGCTACCAGTGTCTTACCGGTGCCCGGCGGCCCGGAAAGCAAGATGCCTTTTGGTGCCGGCAAGTCAAATTGCTGGAAAAGCTCGGGATACAGCAGGGGCCACTGGACCATGGCCTGGAGGCGCTCTTTAATCTCGGCAAGGCCACCTACATCCCGCCACCCGGCCGAAGGAATCTCCATGGCGAACTCCCGTGTTGCTGAGGGTTCTACCTCTGCCAGGGCATCCAGGAAGTCACGCATAGTTACCTGGAGCTCCAGGTTATCCAGGGAATTTTTACCGAGCTGGAACCGGGCCAGGCCGCGGCGCAAGGCGTACATACCCGCTTCCCGGCAGAGGGCGGCCAGGTCAGCACCCACAAAGCCGTGGGTTATGGCTGCCAGTCGATCTAAGGAGACATCTCCTGCCAGAGACATACCCCGCGTGTGAATCTGCAAAATCTCCCGCCGGCCCCGCTGGTCGGGTACGTTAATGGCTATCTCCCGGTCAAAACGGCCCGGGCGCCGCAGGGCTGGGTCCACCAGGTCGGGTATATTTGTGGCTGCGATCACGATGACATTGCCGCGGGATTCCAGCCCGTCCATTAAAGCTAGCAACTGGGCGACCACGCGCTTTTCGACATCGCCGTGGACGTCGGCCCGGCGGGGCGCGATGGCATCAATCTCATCCAGGAAAATGATGCTCGGCGCCTTTTTCCTGGCCTCGTCAAAAACCTGGCGCAGGCGGGCTTCGCTTTCACCGTAGTATTTATGCATTATCTCCGGGCCGTTGACATGAATGAAGTGGGCATCAGTTTCGGAAGCCACGGCCCGGGCAATGAGGGTTTTGCCCGTACCGGGAGCGCCGTACATGAGAATACCCTTCGGCGCTTCCACACCCAGCCGGTGAAACAATTGCGGGTATTTCAGAGGTAGTTCGATAATTTCCCGGACCCGCTGGACTTCTTTAGCCAGGCCACCAATATCTTCATATGTCACCCGCTGGCCCCGGCCTTCCGTGTCCTCGCCGCCTTTAAAGCGTACCGCCGTATCCCGGGTAATAACTACCGCACCCCGGGGTGCCACCCCTTCGACAGTAAAGGCCTCATCGCCACCGGTAAACTGGGGGATGGTTACCTGGTCCCCGGGCATTACGGCGCGGCCAATTAAATGTTTTTTCAAATGAATAATCTCATGTTCACCGGCCAGGGTCCAGCCCGGGAGCACCGGTGCCAGGATGACAGTCCGGGCCGGCTGCCACTCCTGTCCTGTAAGGATAATGCCTTCACCAATACCTACCCCGGCATTTTGTCTTAAAATGCCGTCCATTTGGATGTTCCCAGGCGGGCACCCCTCTTGAAAGGCGGGCATTATCCTGGCCACCGTTGTCCGCTTGCCGGTTATGGCTACCACATCATTGGGCTTTAGGCCCAGTTCTTCCATCACGTCGGAAAGTACTCTGGCAATACCTTTTCGAGCGTCTTCAACCATACCTTCGCAGACACGGAGCTTAACCCCAGCTTCGGCCATAAATGCGTCCCCTCGCCGTTTATGTTAATTGGTATACGGTATACCTTTTTTATAGTATTTATAAAATCGACTGCACCTTTATGGTCCTAAATTTTATAGCTTGTCGAATTTATGCTTTTTCGTTAGTTATTTAAGACCACCAACAGAATGGGTATTAAATTTACTGGTATACCTTGTGTTTACGTTTATAATTATTCGACGCTTCGTCAGAGATTCCTGCTGGTTAATCAAAACTTTTTCGTTAATATCTGGTATTTTTTTGATCCCTTAAGGCCAGCTGAAGGAAGTAGGCTTGACGGGAATTTTCTATATGCTGCCGGGCAATTCTTTCCGCCCTTTCGCCGTCACCTTTCTTAAGGGCTTCCAGCAGCTCCCGGTGCTCCCTAGTTGCAGCCCTCGTCCGGCCTGGGACACTGTAACCGACCCTGGTAAAGCCTACTATATAGTCTACCAGGTTATCAATCATCTGGTGCAGGCGAGGACTCTGAGCAGCCGTACAGATGATTTTATTAAACTCCAGGTGCAGTTCCTGCAACCTTTCATGATCGTC
This Moorella sp. E308F DNA region includes the following protein-coding sequences:
- a CDS encoding oxalate oxidoreductase subunit delta, producing the protein MSTQELFAEPNLKQITVWARGVVMNKDARDVVVALTEAAAKEGKYVQAWENYVDLPDRIYVPVRAYARISSDPIESKYVYENENPDIVVVVEEALVKGVPILKGIKPGATLVVNTRRSIDTILEFLGDTGNLARIVTVDANSMAQAVMTLSGAEGATDATGIGAGIAAPIAGAVVKATGIVDIDNLAAVVKNPAAMRRGYEEAQIRELPAHEVVEEVAVTAKELLKQMPFAGTVPSPQVENEGMVTGNWRIQRPVLNQEACTQCWTCWISCPDSCIAMSDDGPAFNLKYCKGCGLCTAVCPSGAISRVPELDFKN
- a CDS encoding oxalate oxidoreductase subunit beta produces the protein MLERITSLKKAPVEEYYVPGHRTCAGCGPALTYRLVAKAAGPNTIFIGPTGCMYVANTSYGCGPWRVPWIHAQITNGGAVASGIEAAFKAMIRKKKTDAEFPNIIVMAGDGGAVDIGLQALSAMLYRGHDVLFICYDNESYANTGIQTSPSTPYGAHTTFTPPGPVVPEGKKLFPKDNPKVIAHGHPELKYVATASIGWPVDLMNKVRKGLNQEGPAYIHIHAPCPKGWQFPADKTIEMAKLAVQTGMFQLYEYENGEYKLSVKIDKRKPVSEYMKLQGRFTHLQPEHIAKMQAFVDARCAEVGITVPAVATSA
- a CDS encoding CDC48 family AAA ATPase; translation: MAEAGVKLRVCEGMVEDARKGIARVLSDVMEELGLKPNDVVAITGKRTTVARIMPAFQEGCPPGNIQMDGILRQNAGVGIGEGIILTGQEWQPARTVILAPVLPGWTLAGEHEIIHLKKHLIGRAVMPGDQVTIPQFTGGDEAFTVEGVAPRGAVVITRDTAVRFKGGEDTEGRGQRVTYEDIGGLAKEVQRVREIIELPLKYPQLFHRLGVEAPKGILMYGAPGTGKTLIARAVASETDAHFIHVNGPEIMHKYYGESEARLRQVFDEARKKAPSIIFLDEIDAIAPRRADVHGDVEKRVVAQLLALMDGLESRGNVIVIAATNIPDLVDPALRRPGRFDREIAINVPDQRGRREILQIHTRGMSLAGDVSLDRLAAITHGFVGADLAALCREAGMYALRRGLARFQLGKNSLDNLELQVTMRDFLDALAEVEPSATREFAMEIPSAGWRDVGGLAEIKERLQAMVQWPLLYPELFQQFDLPAPKGILLSGPPGTGKTLVARALARESGINFIPVNSSLLFSHWWGEAEKTLHEIFRKARQASPCLLFFDEIDALLPARKSGEGSNIGSRLVSQFLMELDGLEDLREVIVLGATNRIDILDPAVLRPGRFDQILEFPYPDQAARREIFEIYLRSRPVERGLNLDNLAQAAEGLVGSEIEAVCKRAALLAVAEIVKGDSVGEPGRGIIKTRHLEQALAEIQEEKHQARTGVDNRSVRPVWNNVIPGAVTRMGR
- a CDS encoding oxalate oxidoreductase subunit alpha, coding for MGKIRNISGCVAVAHGVRLADVDVICSYPIRPYTGIMSELARMVADGELDAEFIHGEGEHAQLSVVYGASAAGARVFTGSSGVGVTYAFEVYSPISGERLPVQMAIADRTLDPPGDFGEEHTDAECCRDQGWIQGWASTPQEALDNTLIYYRVGEDPRVLLPQYACLDGYFVSHILGRVDIPDEAQVKEFLPPYKNHHVLDPRNPQIIGAQIEPAMGPPLQYQRYQAVKNVHKVLEEACDEFARIFGRKYDPYMEEYLTSDAEIIMFGQGAHMETAKAVARRLRNLGEKVGVARLRTFRPFPTEQIKERLSKFKAIGVLDVSANFGISCNGGVLLSELRAALYDYGDKVKTVGFVAGLGGEVVTHDEFYRMYQKLKEIARTGKVEQTAYWIPFEL